The following are from one region of the candidate division KSB1 bacterium genome:
- a CDS encoding DUF4968 domain-containing protein yields MIKRLCAIVSACALTASHLAAGGYRSVGDVRASEWRDNRLTLDCGGPRVEISVLARDLVRVRLAPTGECAPEFSYAVVRNEWPRVICTMTEDAEQIALHTEELEVRVRRRPCRVAFYTSDGKEVCTEEGAMGMAWDGPRVQCFKKMPQDELYYGLGEKTGRLNKRGRAWVMWNTDYPGYNAATDPLYQSHPFFIALRRGSAYGIFFHNTHRSTFKFAAGTQAYYSFGADGGELDYYFFYGPSIKKVLARYTELVGRMPLPPLWALGYQQCRWSYYPEAEVRTLAQTFRQKGIPCDALYLDIHYMDGYRCFTWDSTRFPDPGRLLGDLEAMGFKVVVIIDPGIKVDPNYWVCAQGLAGDHFCRLPDGSLHISQVWPGDCYFPDFTRPETRRWWGGLYAGLVRDGVAGFWNDMNEPGVWGGTFPDIVQHTHNGQMVDHPVVHNVYGLDMARGTYEGVRALRPDRRPFVLTRAGFAGVQRYAAVWTGDNVANWEHLRLALSMCLGLGLSGVPFVGFDIGGFEGSPSPELFTRFLQLGALTPLCRNHTSHGTRDQEPWAFGENFEELNRQAICLRYELLPYLYNVFREASLTGLPVMRPLVMEFQQDPATWELDDEFLLGDALLAAPVLHEGARMRWVHLPEGDWYDFYTNRTHRGPVRMMVEAPLERIPLFVRAGSLIPMQEPVNYVGEKPSAPLILSLYPAQGAFVDSVYEDAGDGFAYQEGEFAVRVVAVTEDRQAMRLVLGPRRGTYQPPRRHLLLRVNGSQAAPRRVMLQGQLLPQVDNTDALQASERGWCYEASRQIAWVKVPESSKEIRVELR; encoded by the coding sequence ATGATCAAGCGGCTTTGTGCCATAGTCTCTGCGTGTGCCCTTACTGCTTCGCACCTGGCTGCTGGCGGTTACCGCAGCGTGGGCGATGTGCGCGCCAGCGAGTGGCGGGACAACCGGCTAACCCTCGACTGCGGCGGCCCACGGGTGGAAATCTCGGTGCTTGCCCGGGACCTCGTGCGCGTGCGGCTTGCTCCCACCGGCGAGTGTGCGCCAGAGTTTTCCTACGCCGTGGTTCGGAACGAGTGGCCCCGAGTCATCTGTACCATGACGGAGGATGCGGAGCAGATTGCCCTGCACACCGAGGAGCTGGAGGTTCGTGTCCGGCGCAGGCCGTGTCGCGTGGCGTTCTACACGAGTGATGGCAAGGAGGTGTGCACTGAGGAGGGGGCGATGGGCATGGCTTGGGATGGCCCGCGCGTGCAGTGCTTCAAGAAGATGCCCCAGGATGAGCTCTACTACGGCCTGGGGGAAAAGACCGGGCGCCTGAACAAGCGCGGCCGCGCCTGGGTTATGTGGAACACCGACTACCCAGGCTACAATGCCGCCACCGACCCGCTCTACCAGTCCCATCCCTTTTTCATCGCCCTGCGCCGCGGCAGCGCCTACGGGATCTTTTTCCACAATACCCATCGCAGCACGTTCAAGTTTGCCGCAGGGACCCAGGCGTACTACTCCTTTGGTGCAGACGGTGGTGAGCTGGACTACTACTTTTTCTACGGGCCTAGCATCAAGAAAGTGCTTGCTCGCTATACCGAGCTGGTGGGGCGCATGCCTCTGCCACCCCTGTGGGCTTTGGGCTACCAGCAGTGCCGCTGGAGCTACTATCCAGAGGCAGAGGTGCGCACGCTGGCGCAGACCTTCCGGCAGAAGGGTATCCCCTGCGACGCCCTCTACCTGGACATCCACTACATGGATGGATACCGCTGTTTCACCTGGGACTCCACTCGCTTCCCTGATCCCGGGCGGCTCCTGGGGGATCTTGAGGCAATGGGCTTCAAAGTGGTGGTCATCATCGACCCGGGCATCAAAGTTGACCCCAACTACTGGGTGTGTGCGCAGGGGTTGGCAGGCGATCACTTCTGCCGCCTGCCAGATGGGAGCCTGCACATCAGTCAGGTGTGGCCTGGGGACTGTTACTTTCCGGACTTTACCCGGCCCGAGACGCGCAGATGGTGGGGAGGACTCTATGCGGGGTTGGTCAGAGACGGAGTGGCTGGTTTTTGGAACGACATGAACGAGCCTGGTGTGTGGGGTGGCACCTTCCCGGACATTGTCCAGCATACCCACAATGGGCAGATGGTGGATCACCCGGTGGTCCACAACGTCTATGGTCTGGACATGGCGCGCGGGACCTATGAAGGGGTACGTGCGCTGCGTCCGGACCGGCGCCCGTTTGTTCTCACCCGGGCAGGATTTGCTGGCGTGCAGCGCTATGCTGCCGTGTGGACGGGTGACAACGTGGCCAACTGGGAGCACCTGCGCCTGGCGCTCAGCATGTGCCTGGGCTTGGGGCTGTCCGGTGTGCCGTTTGTCGGCTTCGACATCGGCGGCTTCGAAGGGAGCCCGAGCCCCGAGCTGTTCACGCGCTTTCTCCAGTTGGGTGCGCTCACGCCGCTGTGCCGTAACCACACCTCCCATGGTACCCGCGATCAAGAGCCCTGGGCCTTTGGCGAAAACTTTGAGGAGCTCAACCGGCAGGCCATCTGTCTCCGTTATGAGCTCTTGCCGTACCTCTACAATGTGTTTCGCGAGGCTTCGCTGACCGGCCTGCCGGTCATGAGGCCGCTGGTAATGGAGTTTCAGCAGGACCCGGCGACCTGGGAGCTAGATGACGAATTCCTCCTGGGCGACGCCCTCCTGGCGGCACCCGTGCTCCACGAGGGGGCACGCATGCGCTGGGTCCATCTGCCGGAGGGCGACTGGTACGACTTTTACACCAATCGGACTCACCGGGGTCCGGTGCGCATGATGGTGGAAGCACCTCTGGAGAGAATACCCTTGTTTGTGCGCGCAGGGTCGCTCATCCCGATGCAGGAGCCGGTGAACTATGTGGGTGAGAAGCCCTCGGCGCCGCTGATCCTTAGTCTGTACCCTGCACAAGGTGCCTTTGTCGACTCGGTGTACGAAGATGCAGGCGATGGGTTCGCATACCAAGAAGGTGAATTCGCTGTGCGCGTGGTCGCGGTGACAGAGGACCGTCAGGCCATGCGCC